A genomic stretch from Algoriphagus halophilus includes:
- a CDS encoding 2Fe-2S iron-sulfur cluster-binding protein, with product MVNFTVEDHDGNRQEIEAPDDMGFSLMEILKASEYPVLATCGGMALCATCHIEVLEGKDELGEATDIELDQLENLPEYYPTSRLACQIRIGEILEGAVIKLRGEDQ from the coding sequence ATGGTTAATTTCACAGTAGAAGATCATGACGGAAACCGTCAAGAAATAGAAGCTCCAGACGATATGGGCTTTAGCCTTATGGAAATCCTAAAGGCATCAGAATATCCTGTATTGGCAACCTGTGGTGGCATGGCACTTTGTGCTACCTGCCATATTGAAGTACTGGAAGGAAAAGACGAATTAGGCGAAGCTACCGACATCGAATTAGATCAGTTGGAAAACTTACCGGAATACTATCCTACCTCCAGACTAGCTTGTCAAATAAGAATTGGGGAAATCCTAGAAGGAGCTGTCATCAAACTTAGAGGTGAGGATCAATAA
- a CDS encoding CitMHS family transporter, protein MLAVWGLITIVLLFLLVIGKKVSPVIALILIPVATGILAGFWKELPSLIADGLINIAPTGLMFIFAILFFGILMDAGTFDPIIDRLLNFAGNDPVKIAIATAILAMLIHLDGSGAVTFLIAVPALTPVYDRMNMSRLTLASIVALSAGTMNILPWGGPTLRAATALSIPVTDLFNPILIPVLVGLCTVLAIAYRFGLQERKKISLTSQNPLTEKKTEGKSLNQILFWFNILTVIVAIGSIIFSLAPPHIVFMIAFAITLLVNYPKVSDQRKIIDNHAKEAMLMASILFAAGCFTGILKGTGMIEAMASEIVHLIPSQVGREIPLITGIFAMPASLLFDPDSFYFGILPLLSTTAEHFQASGLEVGRAAILGQMTTGFAVSPLTGSTFLLIGLAGVELGEHQKKTIPWAFLITLIMVFVSVLIGAISI, encoded by the coding sequence ATGTTAGCAGTTTGGGGACTTATCACAATCGTATTACTCTTCCTTTTGGTAATTGGGAAGAAAGTATCTCCGGTCATAGCACTTATCCTAATACCGGTGGCCACAGGTATTTTAGCAGGATTTTGGAAAGAATTGCCAAGCCTAATTGCAGATGGACTTATCAACATAGCTCCAACTGGGCTGATGTTTATTTTTGCCATCTTGTTTTTCGGAATCTTGATGGATGCCGGAACTTTTGACCCCATCATTGATAGACTTCTAAATTTTGCAGGTAATGATCCTGTGAAAATTGCCATAGCCACTGCAATTTTGGCAATGCTCATTCATTTGGATGGTTCAGGTGCCGTAACTTTTTTAATTGCTGTTCCTGCCCTTACCCCCGTTTATGACCGAATGAACATGAGCAGATTAACCCTTGCCTCCATTGTGGCATTGTCTGCAGGAACTATGAATATTCTTCCTTGGGGAGGTCCCACTTTAAGAGCTGCTACCGCATTAAGCATTCCTGTTACAGATCTATTCAATCCGATTTTAATCCCAGTTCTAGTGGGATTATGCACCGTCTTAGCCATTGCTTATAGATTCGGCTTACAGGAACGAAAAAAAATCAGCCTGACTTCGCAAAATCCCCTAACTGAGAAAAAAACAGAAGGAAAGTCTCTCAACCAAATACTTTTCTGGTTCAATATCTTAACTGTAATAGTGGCCATTGGAAGCATTATATTTAGCCTTGCACCTCCACATATCGTATTTATGATTGCTTTTGCAATCACATTATTGGTCAACTACCCCAAAGTCTCAGACCAAAGAAAAATAATTGACAATCATGCAAAAGAAGCCATGCTAATGGCCAGCATCCTATTTGCAGCAGGTTGTTTTACAGGAATTTTGAAAGGCACAGGAATGATCGAAGCAATGGCTTCAGAAATAGTACATCTGATTCCATCTCAAGTAGGAAGAGAGATCCCCTTGATCACAGGGATTTTTGCTATGCCTGCAAGCTTACTCTTTGATCCAGACTCCTTTTATTTTGGCATATTACCTTTATTATCCACCACTGCAGAACATTTTCAAGCATCAGGTTTAGAAGTGGGAAGAGCCGCCATATTAGGTCAGATGACTACAGGTTTTGCAGTCAGCCCGCTTACAGGATCGACCTTTTTACTCATTGGTTTGGCAGGAGTAGAATTAGGAGAGCATCAGAAAAAAACAATACCTTGGGCATTTTTAATCACCTTGATCATGGTTTTCGTTTCAGTCCTGATAGGTGCTATAAGTATTTAA
- a CDS encoding TIGR00341 family protein has product MNKLIFVFDNQLDKEEVSKCLELFETQPSKEISFQDLEVKSIGKGEILVGLISDAQLKELIPQLNQTDIALALLPHPELIHGQKGFGINKNMQDAVTEIQEAENVGPIDLMQVNDELVLNSLVIGESLSILYGDKSNGFFEGLRNRLNQFIKLFRRVKLQAVQIKFPNKEENKTVDTAAMGILAVANCQSNVIFRRIVRDSGLNDQLIHVLILVPKSLITLIRFGLQNLFFPIKGNQLPRFVGYAAAEEVQLTTEEEISYAIDGEEKSGKEISVKVLENPVRILLGAQVREEEAGNGREVQNLETLPVGSLRDELTRGYLPWVRHATSDEFKELFKLLRENSQTTGNYLVLMVLSTMIATFGLFGNSSPVVIGAMILAPLMAPIISLSMGMLRQDGLLIKNSLVTIFWGVLLGLLFSMIITWMTPLQILNDQILARIRPNLLDLGVAVASGMAGAYAYSKEEIAKTLAGVAISVALVPPLAVAGIGLGWADWNVFFGAMLLLGTNLAGIVVAAALTFLTLGFSPFRLAKKGLVISLILLAAIATPLALSFTKMVNENRIIQELSGQEIPHGLLRNVKVINMQPLRLSVTILSDRELKDADFTEIREEIEDKIGTSIELELTLGISMGQINEGDRSNTISTD; this is encoded by the coding sequence ATGAATAAACTGATTTTTGTATTTGATAATCAATTGGATAAGGAGGAGGTTTCTAAATGTTTGGAACTTTTTGAAACCCAGCCATCTAAAGAAATAAGCTTTCAAGACCTAGAAGTCAAGTCTATTGGTAAAGGAGAGATTTTGGTAGGGTTGATTTCGGACGCGCAACTTAAGGAACTTATTCCCCAGCTAAATCAAACGGATATCGCCTTAGCACTTCTTCCGCATCCTGAATTGATCCATGGGCAAAAAGGTTTTGGGATCAATAAAAACATGCAAGATGCTGTAACCGAAATTCAGGAGGCAGAAAATGTTGGTCCTATAGACCTGATGCAAGTCAATGATGAATTGGTATTGAATTCCTTGGTGATAGGGGAGTCCTTAAGCATTTTATATGGAGATAAATCCAATGGCTTTTTTGAAGGTCTTAGGAATAGGCTGAATCAATTCATTAAGCTTTTCAGAAGGGTGAAGCTTCAAGCAGTTCAAATTAAATTCCCAAATAAAGAGGAAAACAAAACTGTAGATACTGCTGCCATGGGAATCCTGGCAGTAGCAAATTGTCAAAGCAATGTGATTTTTAGGAGGATCGTAAGAGATTCAGGATTGAATGATCAATTGATCCATGTTCTGATTCTGGTTCCCAAAAGTTTGATCACTTTGATTCGCTTTGGACTACAAAATTTATTTTTCCCGATCAAAGGGAATCAGCTTCCAAGGTTTGTTGGGTATGCTGCCGCAGAAGAAGTACAGTTGACCACAGAAGAGGAAATCTCCTATGCGATTGATGGAGAAGAGAAGTCAGGAAAAGAGATCAGTGTCAAAGTCCTGGAAAATCCCGTTCGAATCCTTCTTGGAGCACAAGTGAGGGAGGAAGAAGCAGGGAATGGGCGAGAGGTACAAAATCTAGAAACCTTACCTGTGGGTAGTTTGAGGGATGAGTTGACTCGGGGGTATTTGCCATGGGTACGACATGCTACTTCGGATGAATTTAAAGAATTGTTCAAACTCCTAAGGGAAAACTCTCAAACTACCGGGAATTACCTGGTGTTGATGGTACTCTCCACCATGATTGCCACATTTGGTTTGTTTGGAAATTCATCTCCAGTGGTTATTGGGGCAATGATTTTAGCACCTTTGATGGCCCCCATTATTTCCTTGTCCATGGGGATGCTTCGTCAAGATGGATTGCTGATCAAGAATAGTTTGGTCACTATTTTTTGGGGAGTCTTGTTAGGTTTACTCTTTTCCATGATCATTACTTGGATGACGCCTTTACAAATTTTGAATGATCAAATTTTGGCCAGAATTCGACCCAATTTATTGGATTTAGGAGTTGCAGTAGCATCAGGAATGGCTGGTGCCTATGCCTACAGTAAAGAAGAAATCGCAAAAACATTGGCAGGAGTGGCTATTTCCGTGGCTTTGGTTCCTCCACTGGCTGTAGCAGGAATCGGCTTGGGGTGGGCAGATTGGAACGTGTTTTTTGGGGCCATGTTGCTATTGGGGACTAACTTGGCAGGAATTGTAGTTGCAGCTGCTCTGACATTTTTGACCTTGGGATTCAGCCCATTTCGTTTGGCCAAAAAAGGATTGGTAATTAGTTTGATCTTGTTGGCTGCTATAGCCACTCCATTGGCTTTGAGTTTTACAAAAATGGTCAATGAAAATCGAATCATCCAAGAATTAAGTGGACAGGAAATTCCTCATGGATTACTTCGAAATGTGAAAGTAATCAATATGCAGCCTTTGAGGTTATCTGTAACGATCCTGTCAGACCGGGAGTTGAAAGATGCTGATTTTACGGAAATCCGAGAGGAAATTGAAGATAAAATTGGGACTTCTATCGAATTGGAATTAACACTAGGGATCAGTATGGGGCAGATCAATGAAGGAGATAGAAGCAATACCATTTCAACGGATTAA
- a CDS encoding YybH family protein, with amino-acid sequence MCRISLLFFLILLSFNAFSQNHPQSKATSQEILNLINSYSKSRETKDTVLLKKILTKEIDQLVSSGEWRTGINEAIKGMMASSTNNPGTRTLHVERIRFVGDEVALVDARYEIKNPDESIRKMWSSFTVVDTGKGWKIAAIRNMLPAGN; translated from the coding sequence ATGTGCCGAATTAGCCTATTATTCTTTTTAATTCTCCTCAGTTTCAACGCTTTCTCACAAAACCACCCTCAATCCAAAGCGACATCACAAGAAATTTTAAATCTGATCAATTCCTACTCCAAATCTAGGGAGACCAAAGACACTGTACTTCTCAAAAAAATCCTGACCAAAGAAATCGACCAATTGGTTTCTTCGGGGGAATGGAGAACTGGAATCAACGAAGCCATTAAAGGAATGATGGCCAGTTCGACCAATAACCCAGGAACAAGGACGTTACATGTAGAGAGAATTCGATTTGTCGGAGATGAGGTTGCCCTTGTAGATGCACGCTACGAAATCAAAAACCCAGATGAGTCCATCCGGAAAATGTGGAGTAGTTTCACCGTGGTCGACACTGGAAAAGGCTGGAAAATAGCAGCCATTCGAAATATGTTGCCAGCTGGAAATTGA
- a CDS encoding M20/M25/M40 family metallo-hydrolase, with protein sequence MIAIILPIYLKNKVSMPSIENMKELISLNLYLYSNYLKQTPMKNTLLLVPAFLVATLGFAQEKIDLNAIEKIKNEGLNNSHVEKIAFELVDKAGPRLSNSEGYKRATDYAVDQLSAWGLENAKTEAWGEFGRGWEMEKSYIAMTKPYYMPFIAIPKAWTESTNGEVSGKVVFLDAKTEEDLAPYKGKLQGAIIAIKPSGDQSPTFEADAVRFTEEQLDAMAAPASSGGGSRYTPEQIQALRAARAFSLRISEFLNQEGAALIIKGVNGRHGTLFTSSPRGYLKDTPVGVPELETAPENVNLLARLVENGVDVEVEAEIKSRYLTDDLQGYNVIAEIPGTDPTLKSELVMLGGHLDSWHGANGATDNAAGCIVMMEAVRILKATGLQPRRTIRIALWGGEEQGLHGSRNYVQNHFADRATMELKPDHEKLSAYYNIDNGTGKIRGIYLQGNEAVGPIFDQWFEPVDDLIENRTITIRDTGGTDHQSFDGVGLPGFQFIQDPIEYRTRTHHTNMDNFERLELNDLKQMAVIVASFVYNTAQRDEKLPREELPKVE encoded by the coding sequence ATGATTGCCATAATCCTTCCAATCTACCTCAAAAACAAAGTAAGTATGCCATCCATCGAAAACATGAAAGAATTAATTTCACTCAATTTATATTTATATTCCAACTACCTAAAGCAGACACCTATGAAAAACACACTTTTACTGGTCCCGGCATTTTTAGTGGCAACACTTGGTTTTGCCCAAGAAAAAATCGATCTAAACGCCATAGAAAAAATAAAAAATGAGGGGCTAAACAATTCACATGTAGAAAAAATTGCATTCGAATTAGTAGACAAGGCGGGGCCTAGACTTAGTAATTCTGAAGGATATAAAAGAGCCACAGATTACGCGGTGGACCAGTTAAGTGCTTGGGGCTTGGAAAATGCCAAAACTGAAGCATGGGGTGAATTCGGACGAGGCTGGGAAATGGAAAAAAGCTATATAGCCATGACCAAACCTTACTATATGCCTTTCATTGCTATTCCTAAAGCCTGGACTGAAAGCACCAATGGAGAAGTCAGTGGTAAAGTAGTATTCCTTGATGCCAAAACCGAAGAGGATTTAGCTCCATACAAAGGAAAACTCCAAGGAGCAATCATTGCCATCAAACCCTCTGGAGACCAGTCTCCCACTTTTGAAGCGGATGCGGTGCGATTTACAGAAGAGCAGTTGGATGCCATGGCTGCCCCAGCAAGCTCCGGTGGTGGAAGTCGTTATACTCCAGAACAAATTCAAGCGTTGAGGGCTGCAAGAGCCTTCTCCTTGCGAATAAGCGAATTTCTTAACCAGGAAGGCGCTGCATTGATCATCAAAGGTGTTAATGGCCGACACGGAACCCTTTTTACAAGCAGTCCTAGAGGTTATTTAAAAGACACTCCTGTAGGTGTACCTGAGTTGGAAACGGCTCCGGAAAATGTGAATTTATTGGCAAGGCTGGTAGAAAATGGAGTGGATGTAGAAGTAGAAGCAGAAATCAAATCGAGGTATCTTACAGATGACTTGCAAGGCTACAATGTCATTGCAGAAATCCCTGGCACCGACCCAACCTTGAAATCAGAATTGGTGATGTTGGGAGGCCATTTGGACTCTTGGCATGGTGCAAACGGTGCAACAGATAACGCGGCAGGTTGTATCGTGATGATGGAAGCTGTAAGAATTCTGAAAGCCACAGGATTACAACCAAGAAGAACCATCCGAATCGCACTTTGGGGAGGGGAAGAACAGGGTCTACATGGATCAAGAAATTATGTTCAAAATCATTTCGCTGACAGGGCTACAATGGAATTGAAACCAGATCATGAAAAACTTTCTGCTTATTACAATATTGACAATGGTACTGGCAAGATCAGAGGAATTTATTTGCAAGGAAATGAAGCAGTAGGTCCAATTTTCGATCAATGGTTTGAACCAGTGGATGATTTGATTGAAAATAGAACCATCACCATCCGAGATACCGGAGGTACAGACCATCAAAGTTTTGATGGAGTAGGTCTACCTGGATTTCAGTTTATTCAAGATCCTATTGAATACAGAACCAGGACTCATCATACCAACATGGATAATTTTGAGCGATTAGAGCTGAATGACTTGAAGCAAATGGCGGTCATTGTAGCTTCCTTTGTTTATAATACCGCTCAAAGGGATGAAAAACTTCCTAGAGAAGAACTCCCTAAAGTAGAGTAA
- a CDS encoding NAD(P)/FAD-dependent oxidoreductase codes for MIHTDLCIIGAGPVGLFAVFEAGLLKMRCHLIDALPQVGGQLSEIYPQKPIYDIPGYPEVKAQELVDNLMEQAKPFKPTFTLGERVDHLDKQEDGSFIVTTSDKTHVHAKVIIIAGGLGCFEPRKPALENLETFEGKGITYMVKNPETFRNKKVVLAGGGDSALDWAIYLSNVAERVTLVHRNETFRGAPDSAAKVFDLANEGKIDLILSANLKNVGGNGVLNSVTLESKAKEEIKIDADYLIPLFGLSPKLGPIADWGLSIDKNAIEVDTRDYSTGVERIYAIGDINTYPGKLKLILCGFHEAAIMMHSAFKYVYPDQKLSFKYTTVNGVNTF; via the coding sequence ATGATTCACACAGACCTTTGTATCATAGGAGCCGGACCAGTTGGCCTTTTTGCAGTTTTCGAAGCAGGTTTGCTGAAAATGCGTTGCCATCTGATCGATGCATTGCCTCAGGTAGGCGGGCAGCTTTCTGAAATTTATCCTCAAAAACCTATTTATGATATTCCAGGATATCCTGAAGTAAAGGCTCAGGAATTGGTGGATAACTTGATGGAGCAAGCAAAGCCTTTCAAACCAACCTTTACCTTGGGTGAAAGAGTAGATCATTTGGATAAGCAAGAAGATGGTTCTTTCATAGTAACCACTTCAGATAAAACGCATGTCCATGCAAAGGTGATCATCATTGCAGGAGGTTTAGGATGTTTTGAACCAAGAAAGCCAGCATTGGAGAACTTGGAAACATTTGAAGGAAAAGGAATTACCTACATGGTGAAAAACCCTGAAACTTTCAGAAATAAAAAGGTGGTTCTTGCGGGTGGTGGAGACTCTGCGTTGGATTGGGCCATTTATCTTTCCAATGTTGCCGAAAGAGTGACTTTGGTACATAGAAATGAAACATTCCGTGGTGCTCCTGATTCCGCTGCGAAGGTATTTGACTTGGCCAATGAAGGTAAAATTGATTTGATTCTTTCTGCCAACTTAAAAAATGTAGGTGGAAATGGCGTATTGAATTCTGTGACCCTTGAATCCAAAGCAAAAGAAGAAATCAAAATTGATGCTGATTATTTAATCCCTTTATTTGGATTGAGTCCTAAGTTAGGCCCAATAGCAGATTGGGGATTGAGCATTGATAAGAATGCAATCGAAGTGGATACCAGGGATTATTCTACTGGAGTGGAAAGAATCTATGCCATCGGGGATATCAATACCTACCCAGGAAAATTAAAATTGATCCTTTGCGGATTCCACGAGGCAGCAATCATGATGCATTCTGCCTTCAAATATGTATATCCAGATCAAAAATTGAGCTTCAAATACACCACAGTTAATGGTGTAAATACATTTTAA
- a CDS encoding Dph6-related ATP pyrophosphatase produces the protein MSLNKAIFNWSGGKDSALALYKILQKKEFEVQTLLTSISQQFQRISMHGVRKELLVQQAKSIGLPLTIMEVPEMPTMESYETAMRNTLQPLVDQGAEASIFGDIFLEDLRSYRENKLAEIGLKGIFPIWKQPTPDLIREFIDLGFKTVTTCVNEKYLDQSFAGRVIDEDFLKELPKNVDPCGENGEFHTFVFDGPLFSNPISYSTGETVYRKYEAPKKENSNDCFQDDHKKEDPYDYGFWFTDLIPI, from the coding sequence ATGTCTCTCAATAAAGCTATTTTCAACTGGAGCGGAGGAAAAGACTCCGCTCTTGCACTTTATAAAATCCTCCAAAAAAAAGAATTTGAAGTCCAAACATTACTGACTAGCATCAGCCAGCAATTTCAACGTATTTCCATGCATGGCGTCAGAAAAGAGCTCTTGGTGCAACAAGCTAAAAGCATTGGACTACCATTAACCATTATGGAAGTTCCTGAAATGCCAACCATGGAAAGTTATGAGACTGCCATGCGAAACACCCTACAACCTTTGGTAGATCAGGGAGCTGAAGCCAGTATTTTTGGAGATATATTTTTAGAGGACTTACGATCCTATCGAGAAAATAAATTAGCAGAAATCGGCCTAAAAGGAATCTTTCCGATTTGGAAGCAACCTACCCCTGATCTTATCAGAGAATTTATTGATTTAGGGTTCAAAACCGTCACCACCTGCGTCAATGAAAAATACTTAGATCAAAGTTTTGCTGGAAGAGTAATCGATGAAGATTTTTTAAAAGAGCTCCCAAAAAATGTCGACCCATGTGGTGAAAATGGAGAGTTTCACACCTTCGTATTTGATGGACCCTTATTTTCAAATCCCATTTCTTATTCCACCGGAGAAACTGTTTACCGGAAATATGAGGCTCCAAAAAAAGAGAATTCCAACGATTGTTTCCAGGACGATCACAAAAAAGAAGATCCCTATGATTATGGATTTTGGTTTACAGATTTGATTCCAATATAA
- a CDS encoding acyclic terpene utilization AtuA family protein has product MEKEKLRIGCGAGFSGDRLEPSEILAEKGNLDYLVLECLAERTISLAQKRKKENPLLGYDPLLERRIQRLLPILIKKKVRLITNMGAANPLEGGKKIIEIADQLGLKVKVAIVHGDDVFNQLDLNEKTLESGTPLSSYRNIVSANAYLGIDSILPALETDADIVLTGRVADPSLFLAPMVKELGWDRMDSTILGQGTVLGHLMECAGQITGGYFADPVSKPVPDMDILGHPILEVSKDGTGIISKVQGTGGLISTQTAKEQLLYEVLDPYAYYTPDVIADFSKVQIEEIGTNQIRISGGDGNPAPETLKVSVGYEAGYLSEGEISYAGANAKERAFLAGEIIEKRISEAFDEFRVDYIGLSSLHGTALSKDSVPYEVRLRVAGKTQDSTLSTLVGEEVEALYTNGPAGGGGARKNTHQLMGVVSVLMKRTLITPKLTLIESY; this is encoded by the coding sequence ATGGAAAAGGAAAAACTAAGAATCGGATGTGGAGCTGGATTTTCAGGTGACCGATTAGAACCTTCGGAAATTCTGGCCGAAAAAGGAAACCTGGATTATCTGGTGTTGGAATGCCTGGCAGAACGAACTATTTCTCTAGCACAGAAAAGAAAAAAAGAAAACCCTTTGCTTGGATATGATCCCTTATTGGAAAGAAGAATCCAACGATTACTCCCGATTCTAATCAAAAAAAAGGTCCGATTGATCACCAATATGGGTGCAGCAAATCCCTTAGAAGGAGGTAAAAAAATCATTGAAATCGCTGATCAACTTGGACTAAAGGTAAAAGTGGCCATTGTCCATGGGGATGATGTATTTAACCAATTGGATTTAAATGAAAAAACCTTAGAATCTGGCACTCCTCTCTCATCCTATCGCAACATCGTTTCCGCAAATGCTTATTTAGGAATTGACTCCATCCTACCAGCTTTGGAAACTGATGCCGACATTGTTCTCACGGGTAGAGTTGCTGACCCTTCTTTATTCCTTGCCCCTATGGTCAAAGAATTAGGTTGGGATAGGATGGATTCAACAATACTTGGCCAAGGGACTGTGTTGGGACATTTGATGGAATGTGCAGGTCAAATCACGGGAGGATACTTTGCCGATCCCGTTTCCAAGCCTGTTCCAGATATGGATATTTTGGGACACCCTATTTTGGAAGTTTCAAAAGATGGAACTGGAATCATCAGCAAGGTACAAGGAACAGGAGGATTGATTTCTACCCAAACTGCAAAGGAACAATTGCTATATGAAGTATTGGATCCATATGCTTATTATACACCCGATGTAATTGCGGATTTCTCCAAGGTTCAAATTGAAGAAATAGGAACAAACCAAATCAGAATTTCTGGAGGGGATGGAAATCCTGCACCCGAAACCTTAAAGGTATCGGTAGGGTATGAAGCCGGATATTTAAGTGAAGGTGAAATTTCCTATGCAGGAGCCAATGCAAAAGAACGGGCATTTCTTGCTGGAGAAATTATCGAAAAAAGAATTTCAGAAGCATTTGATGAATTTCGAGTGGACTACATAGGATTATCCTCTTTACACGGAACAGCACTTTCTAAGGATTCTGTCCCTTATGAGGTACGCTTGAGGGTTGCAGGAAAAACCCAAGATTCTACGCTATCCACCCTAGTGGGTGAAGAGGTAGAAGCATTATATACCAATGGTCCAGCAGGCGGCGGCGGAGCAAGAAAAAACACCCATCAATTAATGGGCGTTGTTTCCGTACTGATGAAAAGGACTTTAATAACTCCCAAACTAACGCTGATTGAATCCTATTAA